The following are encoded in a window of Scophthalmus maximus strain ysfricsl-2021 chromosome 6, ASM2237912v1, whole genome shotgun sequence genomic DNA:
- the rab22a gene encoding ras-related protein Rab-22A has translation MALRELKVCLLGDTGVGKSSIVWRFVEDSFDPNINPTIGASFMTKTVQYQNELHKFLIWDTAGQERFRALAPMYYRGSAAAIIVYDITKEDSFQTLKNWVKELRQHGPPNIVVAIAGNKCDLSDAREVPEKDAKDYADSIHAIFVETSAKNAININEVFIEISRRIPVADAAGGTSGKAFKLGRQPSESRRTCC, from the exons ATGGCGCTGCGGGAGCTGAAAGTGTGTCTCCTGGGG GATACTGGCGTCGGGAAGTCGAGTATTGTTTGGAGATTCGTGGAGGACAGCTTTGACCCAAACATTAACCCAACAATTGG GGCCTCATTCATGACCAAGACGGTGCAATACCAAAATGAACTACACAAGTTCCTGATCTGGGACACGGCAGGACAGGAGCGG TTCCGTGCTCTGGCTCCAATGTACTACAGAGGTTCTGCAGCAGCCATCATTGTTTATGACATCACAAAAGAG GACTCCTTCCAAACACTGAAGAACTGGGTGAAGGAGCTGCGGCAGCATGGTCCTCCAAACATAGTCGTTGCCATCGCTGGCAACAAATGTGACCTGTCAGATGCCAG GGAAGTGCCAGAGAAAGATGCCAAGGACTATGCTGACTCCATCCATGCCATCTTTGTAGAAACCAGCGCCAAGAATGCCATTAACATCAATGAGGTGTTTATAGAGATaa GTAGGCGCATCCCCGTTGCAGACGCTGCAGGAGGAACTTCAGGAAAAGCTTTCAAACTGGGACGTCAGCCCTCAGAGTCTCGCAGGACGTGCTGCTGA
- the ppp4r1l gene encoding serine/threonine-protein phosphatase 4 regulatory subunit 1 isoform X2, whose protein sequence is MAGLSLYFEDGHDDLDDFGFDDYGSECDGIRITAFLDAGQDNLTPLGRLEKYAFSENVFNRQIVARGLLDVLREFSDNENDFISVMETVARMSEDGEPTVRAELMEQVPNIAMFLHESRPNFPAAFSRYLVPIVVRYLTDPNNQVRKTSQAALLVLLEQGLISKADMETKVCPVLLDLTEPSSDDDYKIEAVAIMCKVVTMLSKDTVEHLLLPRFCDLCSDARLFQVRKVCAANFGEFCSIVGQEATEKLLMAKFFDLCSDSLWGIRKACAECFMMVSNSTSPEVRRAKLSPLFISLISDQSRWVRQAAFQSLGRFISTFANPSSTGLHFREDGALLELPRCTLDGNCSLNSLNCSDITGCHTERTIAHTPPNQDGRATPSPEHVSTADGEDMHNFDDNHASVPGGLQGGYTRTVSNSNGRPMTTNNTKNTKEKEQTDENFNSFNYWRSPLPDISGELEMLSCPTSEEARKREREEEEEEEEPEDNCPNSMSSHGKSTSDQIQKVLDCLQPHMDDPDVQAQVQVLSAALKAAQLDSPADDSPTDDSPTEPQLEVMPESTSEESTSEESTSEEGPSEESPSEESTSVEVQSESEESPTEEEQTMETLPDSDSSPVQEQGDEETQTEPQEDQEDSPRNSPVLESELIERVEEEGKDDFAHSPLSEEKPKIQNVIPQQLLDQYLSMTDPARAQTVDTEIAKHCAFSLPGVALTLGRQNWHCLKDTYETLATDVQWKVRRTLAFSIHELAVILGDQLTAADLVPIFNGFLKDLDEVRIGVLKHLYDFLKLLHAEKRREYLYQLQEFMVTDNSRNWRFRYELAEQLILIIELYSHYDVYDYLRQIALTLCSDKVSEVRWISYKLVVEILQKLYACGADDLGLNFINELTVRFCHCPKWVGRQAFAFICQAIVEEDCMPMEQFSQHLLPSLLSLSSDPVANVRVLVAKALRQSVMEKAYFKEPGCAYSDELEETVMALQSDKDRDVRFFASLDPNKGLMDTAPLI, encoded by the exons ATGGCAG GTCTATCTTTATACTTTGAAGATGGCCATGATGATTTGGATGACT TTGGATTTGATGACTATGGTTCAGAGTGTGACGGCATCCGCATCACAGCTTTTCTCGATGCAGGACAGGACAACCTCACCCCTCTCGGGAGGCTAGAGAAGTATGCCTTCAGTGAGAATGTTTTTAACAG GCAGATTGTGGCTCGTGGTCTGCTTGATGTGCTACGGGAGTTCAGTgacaatgaaaatgactttATCAGTGTCATGGAGACAGTTGCCAGAATGTCAGAAGATGGAG AGCCCACAGTGCGAGCTGAACTGATGGAGCAGGTCCCCAACATTGCCATGTTTTTACACGAGAGTCGGCCCAATTTCCCAGCCGCCTTTTCGAGATACTTGGTACCAATCGTAGTCCGGTATCTCACTGATCCAAATAACCAG GTGCGGAAGACAAGCCAGGCGGCACTGCTCGTTCTGTTGGAGCAGGGCCTCATCTCTAAAGCTGACATGGAGACCAAAGTATGTCCAGTTCTGCTGGACCTCACAGAACCCAGCAGTGACGATGACTACAAAATAGAGGCTGTTGCT ATCATGTGTAAAGTCGTCACCATGTTAAGCAAAGACACAGTGGAGCATCTACTACTCCCACGTTTCTGTGACCTGTGCAGTGATGCCAGACTCTTCCAAGTCCGCAAG GTCTGTGCAGCGAATTTCGGAGAGTTTTGTTCCATTGTGGGTCAAGAGGCCACAGAAAAACTACTG ATGGCCAAGTTTTTCGATCTGTGCTCAGACAGTCTTTGGGGGATCAGGAAAGCCTGTGCCGAGTGCTTCATGATGGTCTCCAATTCCACCTCTCCGGAGGTGCGACGTGCAAAGCTGTCCCCCCTTTTCATCAGTCTCATCAGTGACCAGTCCCGCTGG GTGCGCCAGGCTGCCTTTCAGTCACTGGGACGTTTCATCTCCACCTTTGCCAACCCCTCCAGCACAGGCCTTCACTTCAGAGAGGACGGTGCCTTACTAGAGCTCCCCAGGTGTACATTGGATGG CAACTGCTCCCTAAACTCCCTGAACTGCTCCGACATCACCGGCTGCCACACGGAAAGAACCATCGCTCACACACCTCCCAACCAGGACGGCCGCGCGACACCGTCTCCAGAGCATGTGTCAACAGCTGACGGCGAGGACATGCACAACTTTGATGACAACCACGCTTCTGTTCCCGGGGGGTTGCAGGGTGGTTACACCCGCACCGTCTCAAACAGCAACGGCAGGCCTATGACGACAAACAACACCAAGAACACAAAAGAGAAGGAACAGACAGACGAGAACTTTAATTCTTTCAACTACTGGAGGTCTCCGTTACCAGACATCAGCGGGGAACTGGAGATGCTAAGTTGTCCAACATCAGAGGAAgcgaggaagagagaaagagaggaggaggaggaggaggaggaacctgAAGATAATTGTCCTAATTCCATGTCCAGTCATGGCAAATCCACCAGTGACCAGATCCAGAAGGTTTTGGACTGTTTGCAACCGCACATGGATGACCCTGATGTGCAAG CTCAAGTCCAGGTCTTGTCGGCAGCTCTGAAGGCCGCCCAGCTCGACAGTCCAGCTGACGACAGCCCAACAGACGACAGCCCAACCGAACCCCAGTTAGAGGTGATGCCTGAGAGCACGTCTGAGGAGAGCACGTCTGAGGAGAGCACGTCTGAGGAGGGCCCGTCTGAGGAGAGCCCATCTGAGGAGAGCACATCTGTGGAAGTTCAGTCAGAGAGCGAGGAGAGCCCCACAGAAGAGGAGCAAACGATGGAGACGCTTCCCGATTCCGATTCGAGCCCCGTCCAGGAGCAAGGAGACGAAGAGACGCAGACTGAGCCCCAGGAGGACCAGGAAGACTCTCCTCGTAACTCACCTGTTCTA gAGTCTGAACTAATCGAGAGagttgaggaggagggaaaggatgACTTTGCTCACAGTCCATTGTCAGAGGAGAAGCCTAAAATCCAG AATGTCATCCCCCAGCAGCTGTTGGATCAGTATCTCTCCATGACGGACCCGGCCCGGGCCCAGACGGTGGATACAGAAATAGCCAAACACTGTGCCTTCAGCCTGCCCGGGGTCGCGCTCACTTTGGGACGACAGAACTGGCACTGCCTCAAGGACACGTATGAAACCCTCGCTACTGACGTGCAG tggAAGGTGCGACGCACGCTGGCTTTCTCCATCCATGAGCTGGCGGTTATCCTCGGAGACCAGCTGACGGCGGCTGATCTGGTTCCCATCTTCAACGGTTTCCTCAAAGACCTGGACGAGGTCCGCATCGGCGTGCTCAAACATCTGTACGACTTCCTCAAG ctgctgcacgcagaaaagagaagagaatatCTGTACCAGCTGCAGGAGTTCATGGTGACGGACAACAGTCGCAACTGGAGATTCAGATACGAGCTGGCAGA GCAGCTGATCTTGATCATAGAGTTGTACAGCCACTATGACGTGTATGACTACCTCAGACAGATAGCACTCACACTCTGCTCTGACAAAGTCTCAGAGGTCAGGTGGATCTCCTACAAACTG GTTGTAGAGATCCTCCAGAAGCTGTATGCATGTGGTGCTGACGATCTGGGCCTGAACTTCATCAACGAGCTCACCGTCAGGTTCTGCCACTGTCCCAAGTGGGTCGGGAGGCAGGCGTTTGCCTTCATCTGCCAG GCCATAGTGGAGGAGGACTGTATGCCCATGGAGCAGTTCAGTCAGCACCTCCTGCccagcctcctcagcctctcaTCAGACCCAGTGGCGAACGTCCGCGTACTGGTGGCCAAGGCACTACGACAGAGTGTCATGGAGAAAG CTTATTTCAAGGAGCCGGGCTGTGCCTACTCTGACGAGCTGGAGGAGACCGTGATGGCCCTGCAGTCCGACAAGGACCGGGACGTCCGCTTCTTTGCCAGCCTGGACCCAAACAAAGGCCTGATGGACACTGCTCCTTTGATCTAG
- the ppp4r1l gene encoding serine/threonine-protein phosphatase 4 regulatory subunit 1 isoform X3 produces MAGLSLYFEDGHDDLDDFGFDDYGSECDGIRITAFLDAGQDNLTPLGRLEKYAFSENVFNRQIVARGLLDVLREFSDNENDFISVMETVARMSEDGEPTVRAELMEQVPNIAMFLHESRPNFPAAFSRYLVPIVVRYLTDPNNQVRKTSQAALLVLLEQGLISKADMETKVCPVLLDLTEPSSDDDYKIEAVAIMCKVVTMLSKDTVEHLLLPRFCDLCSDARLFQVRKVCAANFGEFCSIVGQEATEKLLMAKFFDLCSDSLWGIRKACAECFMMVSNSTSPEVRRAKLSPLFISLISDQSRWVRQAAFQSLGRFISTFANPSSTGLHFREDGALLELPRCTLDGNCSLNSLNCSDITGCHTERTIAHTPPNQDGRATPSPEHVSTADGEDMHNFDDNHASVPGGLQGGYTRTVSNSNGRPMTTNNTKNTKEKEQTDENFNSFNYWRSPLPDISGELEMLSCPTSEEARKREREEEEEEEEPEDNCPNSMSSHGKSTSDQIQKVLDCLQPHMDDPDVQAQVQVLSAALKAAQLDSPADDSPTDDSPTEPQLEVMPESTSEESTSEESTSVEVQSESEESPTEEEQTMETLPDSDSSPVQEQGDEETQTEPQEDQEDSPRNSPVLESELIERVEEEGKDDFAHSPLSEEKPKIQNVIPQQLLDQYLSMTDPARAQTVDTEIAKHCAFSLPGVALTLGRQNWHCLKDTYETLATDVQWKVRRTLAFSIHELAVILGDQLTAADLVPIFNGFLKDLDEVRIGVLKHLYDFLKLLHAEKRREYLYQLQEFMVTDNSRNWRFRYELAEQLILIIELYSHYDVYDYLRQIALTLCSDKVSEVRWISYKLVVEILQKLYACGADDLGLNFINELTVRFCHCPKWVGRQAFAFICQAIVEEDCMPMEQFSQHLLPSLLSLSSDPVANVRVLVAKALRQSVMEKAYFKEPGCAYSDELEETVMALQSDKDRDVRFFASLDPNKGLMDTAPLI; encoded by the exons ATGGCAG GTCTATCTTTATACTTTGAAGATGGCCATGATGATTTGGATGACT TTGGATTTGATGACTATGGTTCAGAGTGTGACGGCATCCGCATCACAGCTTTTCTCGATGCAGGACAGGACAACCTCACCCCTCTCGGGAGGCTAGAGAAGTATGCCTTCAGTGAGAATGTTTTTAACAG GCAGATTGTGGCTCGTGGTCTGCTTGATGTGCTACGGGAGTTCAGTgacaatgaaaatgactttATCAGTGTCATGGAGACAGTTGCCAGAATGTCAGAAGATGGAG AGCCCACAGTGCGAGCTGAACTGATGGAGCAGGTCCCCAACATTGCCATGTTTTTACACGAGAGTCGGCCCAATTTCCCAGCCGCCTTTTCGAGATACTTGGTACCAATCGTAGTCCGGTATCTCACTGATCCAAATAACCAG GTGCGGAAGACAAGCCAGGCGGCACTGCTCGTTCTGTTGGAGCAGGGCCTCATCTCTAAAGCTGACATGGAGACCAAAGTATGTCCAGTTCTGCTGGACCTCACAGAACCCAGCAGTGACGATGACTACAAAATAGAGGCTGTTGCT ATCATGTGTAAAGTCGTCACCATGTTAAGCAAAGACACAGTGGAGCATCTACTACTCCCACGTTTCTGTGACCTGTGCAGTGATGCCAGACTCTTCCAAGTCCGCAAG GTCTGTGCAGCGAATTTCGGAGAGTTTTGTTCCATTGTGGGTCAAGAGGCCACAGAAAAACTACTG ATGGCCAAGTTTTTCGATCTGTGCTCAGACAGTCTTTGGGGGATCAGGAAAGCCTGTGCCGAGTGCTTCATGATGGTCTCCAATTCCACCTCTCCGGAGGTGCGACGTGCAAAGCTGTCCCCCCTTTTCATCAGTCTCATCAGTGACCAGTCCCGCTGG GTGCGCCAGGCTGCCTTTCAGTCACTGGGACGTTTCATCTCCACCTTTGCCAACCCCTCCAGCACAGGCCTTCACTTCAGAGAGGACGGTGCCTTACTAGAGCTCCCCAGGTGTACATTGGATGG CAACTGCTCCCTAAACTCCCTGAACTGCTCCGACATCACCGGCTGCCACACGGAAAGAACCATCGCTCACACACCTCCCAACCAGGACGGCCGCGCGACACCGTCTCCAGAGCATGTGTCAACAGCTGACGGCGAGGACATGCACAACTTTGATGACAACCACGCTTCTGTTCCCGGGGGGTTGCAGGGTGGTTACACCCGCACCGTCTCAAACAGCAACGGCAGGCCTATGACGACAAACAACACCAAGAACACAAAAGAGAAGGAACAGACAGACGAGAACTTTAATTCTTTCAACTACTGGAGGTCTCCGTTACCAGACATCAGCGGGGAACTGGAGATGCTAAGTTGTCCAACATCAGAGGAAgcgaggaagagagaaagagaggaggaggaggaggaggaggaacctgAAGATAATTGTCCTAATTCCATGTCCAGTCATGGCAAATCCACCAGTGACCAGATCCAGAAGGTTTTGGACTGTTTGCAACCGCACATGGATGACCCTGATGTGCAAG CTCAAGTCCAGGTCTTGTCGGCAGCTCTGAAGGCCGCCCAGCTCGACAGTCCAGCTGACGACAGCCCAACAGACGACAGCCCAACCGAACCCCAGTTAGAGGTGATGCCTGAGAGCACGTCTGAGGAGAGCACGTCTGAG GAGAGCACATCTGTGGAAGTTCAGTCAGAGAGCGAGGAGAGCCCCACAGAAGAGGAGCAAACGATGGAGACGCTTCCCGATTCCGATTCGAGCCCCGTCCAGGAGCAAGGAGACGAAGAGACGCAGACTGAGCCCCAGGAGGACCAGGAAGACTCTCCTCGTAACTCACCTGTTCTA gAGTCTGAACTAATCGAGAGagttgaggaggagggaaaggatgACTTTGCTCACAGTCCATTGTCAGAGGAGAAGCCTAAAATCCAG AATGTCATCCCCCAGCAGCTGTTGGATCAGTATCTCTCCATGACGGACCCGGCCCGGGCCCAGACGGTGGATACAGAAATAGCCAAACACTGTGCCTTCAGCCTGCCCGGGGTCGCGCTCACTTTGGGACGACAGAACTGGCACTGCCTCAAGGACACGTATGAAACCCTCGCTACTGACGTGCAG tggAAGGTGCGACGCACGCTGGCTTTCTCCATCCATGAGCTGGCGGTTATCCTCGGAGACCAGCTGACGGCGGCTGATCTGGTTCCCATCTTCAACGGTTTCCTCAAAGACCTGGACGAGGTCCGCATCGGCGTGCTCAAACATCTGTACGACTTCCTCAAG ctgctgcacgcagaaaagagaagagaatatCTGTACCAGCTGCAGGAGTTCATGGTGACGGACAACAGTCGCAACTGGAGATTCAGATACGAGCTGGCAGA GCAGCTGATCTTGATCATAGAGTTGTACAGCCACTATGACGTGTATGACTACCTCAGACAGATAGCACTCACACTCTGCTCTGACAAAGTCTCAGAGGTCAGGTGGATCTCCTACAAACTG GTTGTAGAGATCCTCCAGAAGCTGTATGCATGTGGTGCTGACGATCTGGGCCTGAACTTCATCAACGAGCTCACCGTCAGGTTCTGCCACTGTCCCAAGTGGGTCGGGAGGCAGGCGTTTGCCTTCATCTGCCAG GCCATAGTGGAGGAGGACTGTATGCCCATGGAGCAGTTCAGTCAGCACCTCCTGCccagcctcctcagcctctcaTCAGACCCAGTGGCGAACGTCCGCGTACTGGTGGCCAAGGCACTACGACAGAGTGTCATGGAGAAAG CTTATTTCAAGGAGCCGGGCTGTGCCTACTCTGACGAGCTGGAGGAGACCGTGATGGCCCTGCAGTCCGACAAGGACCGGGACGTCCGCTTCTTTGCCAGCCTGGACCCAAACAAAGGCCTGATGGACACTGCTCCTTTGATCTAG
- the ppp4r1l gene encoding serine/threonine-protein phosphatase 4 regulatory subunit 1 isoform X1, whose amino-acid sequence MFATMDPHPSNCFILSGLSLYFEDGHDDLDDFGFDDYGSECDGIRITAFLDAGQDNLTPLGRLEKYAFSENVFNRQIVARGLLDVLREFSDNENDFISVMETVARMSEDGEPTVRAELMEQVPNIAMFLHESRPNFPAAFSRYLVPIVVRYLTDPNNQVRKTSQAALLVLLEQGLISKADMETKVCPVLLDLTEPSSDDDYKIEAVAIMCKVVTMLSKDTVEHLLLPRFCDLCSDARLFQVRKVCAANFGEFCSIVGQEATEKLLMAKFFDLCSDSLWGIRKACAECFMMVSNSTSPEVRRAKLSPLFISLISDQSRWVRQAAFQSLGRFISTFANPSSTGLHFREDGALLELPRCTLDGNCSLNSLNCSDITGCHTERTIAHTPPNQDGRATPSPEHVSTADGEDMHNFDDNHASVPGGLQGGYTRTVSNSNGRPMTTNNTKNTKEKEQTDENFNSFNYWRSPLPDISGELEMLSCPTSEEARKREREEEEEEEEPEDNCPNSMSSHGKSTSDQIQKVLDCLQPHMDDPDVQAQVQVLSAALKAAQLDSPADDSPTDDSPTEPQLEVMPESTSEESTSEESTSEEGPSEESPSEESTSVEVQSESEESPTEEEQTMETLPDSDSSPVQEQGDEETQTEPQEDQEDSPRNSPVLESELIERVEEEGKDDFAHSPLSEEKPKIQNVIPQQLLDQYLSMTDPARAQTVDTEIAKHCAFSLPGVALTLGRQNWHCLKDTYETLATDVQWKVRRTLAFSIHELAVILGDQLTAADLVPIFNGFLKDLDEVRIGVLKHLYDFLKLLHAEKRREYLYQLQEFMVTDNSRNWRFRYELAEQLILIIELYSHYDVYDYLRQIALTLCSDKVSEVRWISYKLVVEILQKLYACGADDLGLNFINELTVRFCHCPKWVGRQAFAFICQAIVEEDCMPMEQFSQHLLPSLLSLSSDPVANVRVLVAKALRQSVMEKAYFKEPGCAYSDELEETVMALQSDKDRDVRFFASLDPNKGLMDTAPLI is encoded by the exons ATGTTTGCCACCATGGACCCCCACCCCTCTAATTGCTTTATCCTTTCAGGTCTATCTTTATACTTTGAAGATGGCCATGATGATTTGGATGACT TTGGATTTGATGACTATGGTTCAGAGTGTGACGGCATCCGCATCACAGCTTTTCTCGATGCAGGACAGGACAACCTCACCCCTCTCGGGAGGCTAGAGAAGTATGCCTTCAGTGAGAATGTTTTTAACAG GCAGATTGTGGCTCGTGGTCTGCTTGATGTGCTACGGGAGTTCAGTgacaatgaaaatgactttATCAGTGTCATGGAGACAGTTGCCAGAATGTCAGAAGATGGAG AGCCCACAGTGCGAGCTGAACTGATGGAGCAGGTCCCCAACATTGCCATGTTTTTACACGAGAGTCGGCCCAATTTCCCAGCCGCCTTTTCGAGATACTTGGTACCAATCGTAGTCCGGTATCTCACTGATCCAAATAACCAG GTGCGGAAGACAAGCCAGGCGGCACTGCTCGTTCTGTTGGAGCAGGGCCTCATCTCTAAAGCTGACATGGAGACCAAAGTATGTCCAGTTCTGCTGGACCTCACAGAACCCAGCAGTGACGATGACTACAAAATAGAGGCTGTTGCT ATCATGTGTAAAGTCGTCACCATGTTAAGCAAAGACACAGTGGAGCATCTACTACTCCCACGTTTCTGTGACCTGTGCAGTGATGCCAGACTCTTCCAAGTCCGCAAG GTCTGTGCAGCGAATTTCGGAGAGTTTTGTTCCATTGTGGGTCAAGAGGCCACAGAAAAACTACTG ATGGCCAAGTTTTTCGATCTGTGCTCAGACAGTCTTTGGGGGATCAGGAAAGCCTGTGCCGAGTGCTTCATGATGGTCTCCAATTCCACCTCTCCGGAGGTGCGACGTGCAAAGCTGTCCCCCCTTTTCATCAGTCTCATCAGTGACCAGTCCCGCTGG GTGCGCCAGGCTGCCTTTCAGTCACTGGGACGTTTCATCTCCACCTTTGCCAACCCCTCCAGCACAGGCCTTCACTTCAGAGAGGACGGTGCCTTACTAGAGCTCCCCAGGTGTACATTGGATGG CAACTGCTCCCTAAACTCCCTGAACTGCTCCGACATCACCGGCTGCCACACGGAAAGAACCATCGCTCACACACCTCCCAACCAGGACGGCCGCGCGACACCGTCTCCAGAGCATGTGTCAACAGCTGACGGCGAGGACATGCACAACTTTGATGACAACCACGCTTCTGTTCCCGGGGGGTTGCAGGGTGGTTACACCCGCACCGTCTCAAACAGCAACGGCAGGCCTATGACGACAAACAACACCAAGAACACAAAAGAGAAGGAACAGACAGACGAGAACTTTAATTCTTTCAACTACTGGAGGTCTCCGTTACCAGACATCAGCGGGGAACTGGAGATGCTAAGTTGTCCAACATCAGAGGAAgcgaggaagagagaaagagaggaggaggaggaggaggaggaacctgAAGATAATTGTCCTAATTCCATGTCCAGTCATGGCAAATCCACCAGTGACCAGATCCAGAAGGTTTTGGACTGTTTGCAACCGCACATGGATGACCCTGATGTGCAAG CTCAAGTCCAGGTCTTGTCGGCAGCTCTGAAGGCCGCCCAGCTCGACAGTCCAGCTGACGACAGCCCAACAGACGACAGCCCAACCGAACCCCAGTTAGAGGTGATGCCTGAGAGCACGTCTGAGGAGAGCACGTCTGAGGAGAGCACGTCTGAGGAGGGCCCGTCTGAGGAGAGCCCATCTGAGGAGAGCACATCTGTGGAAGTTCAGTCAGAGAGCGAGGAGAGCCCCACAGAAGAGGAGCAAACGATGGAGACGCTTCCCGATTCCGATTCGAGCCCCGTCCAGGAGCAAGGAGACGAAGAGACGCAGACTGAGCCCCAGGAGGACCAGGAAGACTCTCCTCGTAACTCACCTGTTCTA gAGTCTGAACTAATCGAGAGagttgaggaggagggaaaggatgACTTTGCTCACAGTCCATTGTCAGAGGAGAAGCCTAAAATCCAG AATGTCATCCCCCAGCAGCTGTTGGATCAGTATCTCTCCATGACGGACCCGGCCCGGGCCCAGACGGTGGATACAGAAATAGCCAAACACTGTGCCTTCAGCCTGCCCGGGGTCGCGCTCACTTTGGGACGACAGAACTGGCACTGCCTCAAGGACACGTATGAAACCCTCGCTACTGACGTGCAG tggAAGGTGCGACGCACGCTGGCTTTCTCCATCCATGAGCTGGCGGTTATCCTCGGAGACCAGCTGACGGCGGCTGATCTGGTTCCCATCTTCAACGGTTTCCTCAAAGACCTGGACGAGGTCCGCATCGGCGTGCTCAAACATCTGTACGACTTCCTCAAG ctgctgcacgcagaaaagagaagagaatatCTGTACCAGCTGCAGGAGTTCATGGTGACGGACAACAGTCGCAACTGGAGATTCAGATACGAGCTGGCAGA GCAGCTGATCTTGATCATAGAGTTGTACAGCCACTATGACGTGTATGACTACCTCAGACAGATAGCACTCACACTCTGCTCTGACAAAGTCTCAGAGGTCAGGTGGATCTCCTACAAACTG GTTGTAGAGATCCTCCAGAAGCTGTATGCATGTGGTGCTGACGATCTGGGCCTGAACTTCATCAACGAGCTCACCGTCAGGTTCTGCCACTGTCCCAAGTGGGTCGGGAGGCAGGCGTTTGCCTTCATCTGCCAG GCCATAGTGGAGGAGGACTGTATGCCCATGGAGCAGTTCAGTCAGCACCTCCTGCccagcctcctcagcctctcaTCAGACCCAGTGGCGAACGTCCGCGTACTGGTGGCCAAGGCACTACGACAGAGTGTCATGGAGAAAG CTTATTTCAAGGAGCCGGGCTGTGCCTACTCTGACGAGCTGGAGGAGACCGTGATGGCCCTGCAGTCCGACAAGGACCGGGACGTCCGCTTCTTTGCCAGCCTGGACCCAAACAAAGGCCTGATGGACACTGCTCCTTTGATCTAG